One Vallitalea pronyensis genomic region harbors:
- a CDS encoding AGE family epimerase/isomerase — protein sequence MVNKIHKIMRNNVRFFLDHAYDDRNKVFYSEVDNGGTVQNTNIHIIGLSRLVYGLMEASSVMHESDEEMRKKAYEAVMFIKKYMIGKDKYGPYFIPTVNEKGEPHLHDGLNIWEQSYGFNGLVTYYEKTHNPDILEMIHELFDAYVKRFHDDEKGGFVFNYSLDKDKDYDSKCLQTIMYPVTSFLGRLYLVDVINQEKYEPWLKEAYKLGHKYLYDFRNNTIKVTLDRHFNDVGDKEVLPGHFFQLAWFFMSSKKYKALLGDKNLYAYGYYIYLETLKKPWMKEALTKGLPESINPETGEAASSKRIWWEHSEWINAMCHLNIVPFDKVRQVLQLFEKMFVDYDKGCEFFAVNEQGEPEDMLKGDLGKSSYHTIEMCKFILDRLSS from the coding sequence ATGGTCAATAAAATTCATAAAATAATGAGAAACAATGTACGTTTTTTCCTTGATCATGCTTATGATGACAGAAATAAGGTGTTTTACAGCGAAGTTGATAATGGCGGTACGGTGCAGAATACAAATATCCATATTATTGGATTAAGTCGTTTAGTCTATGGCTTGATGGAAGCTTCATCTGTGATGCATGAATCAGATGAAGAAATGAGAAAGAAAGCCTATGAGGCAGTTATGTTCATTAAGAAATATATGATTGGAAAAGATAAATACGGACCCTATTTCATACCAACAGTTAATGAGAAAGGTGAGCCTCATCTACATGATGGGTTAAATATATGGGAGCAGTCCTATGGTTTCAATGGTCTCGTTACATACTATGAAAAGACCCATAATCCAGATATTCTAGAAATGATTCATGAACTATTTGATGCCTATGTTAAGCGGTTTCATGATGATGAAAAAGGTGGATTTGTCTTTAACTATTCGTTAGACAAGGATAAAGATTATGACAGCAAGTGTCTACAAACTATTATGTATCCAGTTACTTCTTTTCTAGGAAGGTTATATCTTGTGGATGTGATAAATCAAGAAAAGTATGAACCATGGCTGAAAGAGGCTTATAAATTAGGCCATAAGTACTTATATGATTTTAGAAATAATACGATAAAAGTAACGCTAGACAGACATTTCAATGATGTTGGGGATAAGGAAGTATTGCCTGGTCATTTCTTCCAATTGGCTTGGTTCTTTATGAGTAGTAAGAAGTATAAGGCATTATTGGGAGACAAAAACCTATATGCTTATGGCTATTATATCTATCTAGAAACATTAAAAAAACCATGGATGAAAGAAGCTTTAACAAAAGGCTTACCAGAATCTATTAACCCCGAAACAGGGGAAGCAGCCAGTTCAAAAAGAATTTGGTGGGAACATTCAGAATGGATTAATGCCATGTGTCATCTTAATATAGTACCTTTTGACAAAGTCCGGCAAGTGCTTCAACTGTTTGAAAAAATGTTTGTTGATTATGACAAAGGCTGTGAATTTTTCGCTGTCAATGAACAAGGAGAGCCTGAGGACATGTTAAAGGGCGAT
- a CDS encoding aldo/keto reductase yields MKTKRVSKIDWDFSVLGFGCWGASGKGNWTNHTDDDQIRAIQKAMALGINFFDVAPIYGFGHAEEVLGKAIKGHRDEIFIASKVGLPWTKDFDGYNDVSAKNIMREIDDSLKRLDVDYVDLYQVHWPTDKDVPLEETIEAMAKIKASGKAKYIGLSNYSISDLEKASEIVEIASMQGLFNMLELDADAYHNIPLQYRVNSEVLPAVIEKGMAFLPYSPLFQGLLTGKITSETVFGTNDVRNQNPKLQGKQRLNHLKAIDEILKLPALEGKAIAEVAVNYLVAKKGITSVIATQANESEVLANVKALEWEMSQETLLSIEKIVKEKL; encoded by the coding sequence ATGAAAACAAAACGCGTAAGTAAAATTGATTGGGATTTTAGTGTATTAGGATTTGGCTGTTGGGGTGCATCAGGCAAAGGTAACTGGACAAATCATACGGATGATGATCAAATCAGAGCCATTCAAAAAGCAATGGCATTGGGTATTAATTTTTTTGATGTTGCCCCAATTTATGGCTTTGGTCATGCGGAAGAGGTTCTTGGTAAAGCCATCAAAGGTCACAGGGATGAGATTTTTATCGCTTCAAAAGTAGGATTACCTTGGACGAAAGACTTTGATGGTTATAACGATGTGTCCGCTAAAAATATCATGAGAGAAATTGATGATAGTTTAAAACGACTGGATGTAGACTATGTTGATTTATATCAAGTACATTGGCCAACAGACAAAGATGTACCATTAGAAGAGACCATTGAAGCCATGGCAAAAATTAAAGCTTCAGGTAAAGCTAAGTATATTGGACTCAGTAACTATTCTATTTCAGATTTAGAAAAAGCAAGCGAGATTGTAGAGATTGCCTCCATGCAAGGTTTATTCAACATGCTGGAACTTGATGCAGATGCATATCATAACATTCCACTTCAATACCGTGTAAACAGTGAGGTTTTACCAGCCGTCATTGAGAAAGGTATGGCTTTCCTGCCCTATTCACCTTTATTCCAAGGTTTATTAACTGGAAAGATCACATCTGAAACAGTTTTTGGAACGAACGATGTGAGAAATCAAAATCCTAAGTTACAGGGTAAACAACGATTAAATCACTTAAAAGCTATAGACGAGATTCTAAAATTACCAGCATTAGAAGGTAAAGCCATTGCAGAAGTAGCAGTGAATTACTTGGTTGCAAAAAAAGGTATCACATCTGTTATTGCTACGCAAGCTAACGAATCAGAAGTATTAGCCAATGTAAAAGCCTTAGAATGGGAAATGAGTCAAGAGACTTTATTATCCATTGAAAAAATTGTAAAAGAAAAGCTATAA
- a CDS encoding GH36-type glycosyl hydrolase domain-containing protein: MKLERKMHFSKDGKRYHLRDQKIMPKADTFLWNNSVLAHVTAMGFSQTQFMQPEPTMYSHAPQKSEKAAMAPEPQYFDHHPGRFFYLKNHDTQSIFSAPSMPMNMELDVYDFEPGLSDVRWTAEKDGMEVVIQFALPYGDDVVELWKVTVRNKKDEPQKVSLYPYFPVGFPSWMNTEGHYDDELGGMLAYALTPYRKLKDYDKVKQMKDYVYFIAHVKPVTWEANSAKFEGYGGLRNPDGIRHEGLSCTEASYETTICAMEHVLELSPYESKTIYFIFGPANNRDEVLTMKNKYLYPNAINDAVEQFNNLYEENKGCIQIQTPDETVNNFINHWIIKQIVYHAKTLRMVTDPQTRNHIQDTMAMTYLDPGHVKDLYKLALSQQSINGEMPDGILLTEDAELKYVNQVPHRDHCVWAAFAIGAYLDETNDVGFLDEKVPYADDETPETVYKHVCKGIEWLILDRSERGLSYIGQGDWNDPMNMVGYKGRGESVWLSQATVYAMKVWLPICQFFKDHKRVRTFESIVQSMNDTLNHVAWDGCWYARGFNDDGEAFGVSTDDEGQIFLNTQSFGILCGAASGERLDLLVNAVEERLTTPYGVTLLAPSYTYMHEKIGRVTQKHPSTAENGSIYCHANAFYTYALYEKGYGQKAYDILRTLIPGPDEHDMKQREHLPLYIPNYYRGAHNERVIGKSSHLMNTGSLPWIYRCFVEGLFGLKGKKNGLKIEPQLPKAFKDVSLTRVFRGKTLNIDMHQKEGMKVTEIILNGNKVAGNMVTMEAMKVNNDIIVNCPLTK, translated from the coding sequence ATGAAATTAGAAAGGAAAATGCACTTTAGTAAGGATGGTAAAAGATATCATCTACGGGATCAGAAAATCATGCCAAAGGCTGACACATTTTTATGGAATAACAGTGTGTTGGCCCATGTAACGGCCATGGGGTTTTCACAAACACAATTTATGCAGCCAGAACCAACCATGTATTCCCATGCGCCACAAAAGTCTGAGAAGGCAGCTATGGCCCCAGAACCACAATATTTTGACCATCATCCTGGACGTTTTTTTTATTTGAAGAATCACGACACCCAGTCCATATTTTCAGCACCATCGATGCCTATGAACATGGAATTAGATGTGTATGACTTTGAACCTGGTTTGTCGGATGTGAGATGGACGGCTGAAAAAGATGGTATGGAAGTGGTGATTCAGTTTGCATTACCCTATGGTGATGATGTGGTAGAACTTTGGAAAGTTACCGTTAGGAACAAAAAAGATGAACCACAAAAAGTATCCTTATACCCATACTTTCCTGTAGGATTTCCCTCTTGGATGAATACAGAAGGTCATTATGATGACGAATTGGGTGGCATGCTAGCCTATGCCTTAACCCCTTACAGAAAATTAAAAGACTACGACAAAGTGAAGCAGATGAAGGATTATGTCTATTTTATTGCCCATGTGAAACCGGTTACATGGGAAGCTAACTCGGCAAAGTTTGAAGGCTATGGTGGCTTAAGAAATCCTGATGGCATTAGGCATGAGGGTTTATCCTGTACAGAAGCATCTTATGAAACAACAATTTGTGCCATGGAACATGTGTTAGAGCTTAGTCCTTATGAATCTAAAACCATATATTTTATTTTTGGTCCAGCCAATAACAGAGATGAAGTACTTACCATGAAGAATAAATACTTATATCCAAACGCTATCAATGACGCTGTTGAACAATTTAATAACCTGTATGAAGAAAACAAAGGTTGTATTCAGATTCAAACACCTGATGAAACCGTTAATAACTTTATAAACCACTGGATAATTAAGCAGATTGTATATCATGCGAAAACCTTAAGAATGGTAACCGATCCTCAAACGAGAAATCATATTCAAGACACCATGGCTATGACTTATTTGGACCCAGGCCATGTGAAAGACTTATATAAGTTAGCCCTTAGTCAACAAAGTATTAATGGTGAAATGCCTGATGGCATTCTACTGACAGAGGATGCAGAACTTAAGTATGTGAACCAAGTCCCACATAGAGATCACTGTGTTTGGGCGGCTTTTGCCATTGGTGCCTATTTAGATGAAACAAATGATGTTGGGTTTTTAGATGAAAAAGTCCCCTATGCAGATGACGAAACACCTGAAACAGTTTATAAACATGTTTGTAAAGGCATTGAATGGTTAATTCTTGACCGTTCAGAACGTGGATTATCCTATATTGGTCAAGGAGACTGGAATGACCCTATGAACATGGTTGGTTACAAGGGTAGGGGTGAATCGGTATGGCTTTCTCAAGCAACTGTTTACGCTATGAAAGTTTGGCTGCCTATTTGTCAATTTTTTAAAGATCATAAAAGGGTTCGTACATTCGAATCAATCGTTCAGTCCATGAACGACACATTAAATCATGTTGCATGGGATGGTTGCTGGTATGCTCGTGGATTTAACGATGATGGAGAAGCTTTTGGTGTATCGACAGATGATGAAGGGCAGATATTTTTAAACACACAATCCTTTGGTATTTTGTGTGGAGCGGCATCAGGAGAGCGTTTAGACCTCCTTGTTAATGCTGTAGAGGAACGATTAACAACCCCATATGGTGTCACGTTGCTTGCCCCAAGTTATACCTATATGCATGAAAAAATAGGTCGTGTAACCCAAAAACACCCGAGTACAGCAGAAAACGGTTCCATTTATTGCCATGCCAATGCCTTTTATACTTATGCACTGTACGAAAAAGGATATGGTCAAAAAGCCTATGATATATTGCGTACACTAATACCAGGTCCTGATGAACATGACATGAAGCAACGGGAACATTTGCCCCTTTACATACCAAACTATTATCGTGGAGCCCATAACGAAAGAGTCATTGGAAAATCCAGTCATCTCATGAACACAGGCTCCTTGCCATGGATTTATAGATGTTTTGTTGAAGGTTTATTTGGACTTAAAGGAAAAAAGAACGGACTTAAAATTGAACCTCAGCTGCCTAAAGCATTTAAAGATGTATCCTTGACGAGAGTGTTTCGCGGTAAGACGTTGAACATTGACATGCATCAAAAAGAAGGGATGAAGGTAACTGAAATTATACTAAATGGTAACAAGGTAGCAGGTAATATGGTAACCATGGAGGCAATGAAAGTCAACAACGACATCATTGTCAATTGTCCACTAACAAAATAG
- a CDS encoding carbohydrate ABC transporter permease codes for MHIIHKIRKKKYVSYIILMLIAFIQIYPLFWLLTFSLKSNLEIFGANPMALPEKFMISNYTNVLVNGNLIQYLLNSSFVTVVTIIFSNILSAMAAYAIARMKWRFKGSMLTFFLLGLMIPMQAILLPLFLMMKKTGAYNTHMALILPYTAFAIPMAIFIFVGFFQTIPKEMEESAFMDGANLFQIFRRIMLPLIKPAIATVSIFTFLACWNELMFAITFISKEEVKTLTVGIMGMVGMYATRWGELGAGLVVATLPTVIIYIFMSNEVEKSFTTGAVKG; via the coding sequence GTGCATATTATCCATAAAATAAGAAAAAAGAAATATGTGTCCTATATCATTTTAATGCTCATTGCATTCATTCAAATATATCCTTTGTTCTGGCTGTTAACTTTTTCACTGAAATCTAACTTAGAAATTTTTGGTGCCAATCCCATGGCATTGCCAGAAAAGTTTATGATTTCTAATTATACCAATGTACTGGTTAATGGGAACTTGATACAATACTTATTAAATAGTTCTTTTGTAACAGTGGTAACCATTATTTTTTCTAACATATTATCAGCTATGGCGGCATATGCTATTGCTAGAATGAAATGGCGATTTAAAGGTAGTATGTTGACTTTTTTCTTGCTTGGGTTAATGATTCCCATGCAAGCCATCTTATTACCCTTATTTCTTATGATGAAGAAAACAGGTGCTTATAATACCCACATGGCATTGATATTACCGTATACAGCGTTTGCTATTCCAATGGCTATCTTCATATTTGTAGGATTTTTTCAAACCATTCCAAAAGAAATGGAAGAATCTGCATTTATGGACGGCGCTAACTTATTCCAAATTTTTAGAAGGATTATGTTGCCCCTTATAAAACCGGCCATTGCAACCGTTTCTATTTTCACTTTTCTAGCTTGCTGGAATGAGTTAATGTTTGCCATTACTTTTATTAGCAAAGAAGAAGTGAAGACATTAACAGTTGGCATAATGGGCATGGTTGGCATGTATGCCACCCGGTGGGGAGAGTTAGGTGCAGGACTGGTTGTTGCAACGTTACCTACAGTGATCATTTACATATTCATGAGCAACGAAGTGGAAAAAAGCTTTACAACAGGTGCCGTTAAGGGATAG
- a CDS encoding carbohydrate ABC transporter permease: MDRILSNKKYIFLFVFPAFLLFVTTIMIPIAYSGYLSTLDWNGYSEKVFIGFENYKNLFADFPEGFTIGVKNSLLLALLSIFIQVPIALILAIVISKGLKGEKFFRTVYFIPVIISTTVIGQLWLKVYQPKYGVLNYLLSAIGLDNLKQSWLASTETALACVFFVCVWQYIGYHMLLLYSAIKSIPKTILEAARVDGASNLQIARHITIPLIKPMIKVCVTFALIGSLKTFDLIYVLTKGGPVHSTEVPTTIMYRVLLSENNYGLGSAMAIFIVIECLLFTVFIQRGFKAEAHTY; this comes from the coding sequence ATGGATCGAATATTATCCAATAAAAAATATATATTTCTGTTTGTATTTCCAGCATTTTTGTTATTTGTGACAACCATTATGATACCCATTGCATATTCTGGATACTTAAGTACTCTTGATTGGAATGGCTATAGTGAGAAAGTATTTATTGGGTTTGAAAATTACAAAAATCTCTTTGCAGATTTTCCTGAAGGGTTTACAATTGGGGTGAAAAACTCCCTGTTACTTGCCTTATTATCCATATTTATACAAGTACCTATCGCACTTATTCTTGCCATCGTTATATCTAAGGGTTTGAAAGGTGAAAAGTTTTTTAGAACAGTGTACTTCATCCCTGTTATTATTTCCACAACCGTTATTGGGCAATTATGGCTAAAAGTATATCAACCTAAATATGGTGTATTGAACTATTTATTATCAGCAATAGGGCTAGACAATCTTAAACAATCTTGGTTAGCTTCAACTGAAACAGCCTTGGCATGTGTTTTCTTTGTCTGTGTTTGGCAGTATATTGGGTATCATATGTTGTTACTGTATTCAGCCATTAAATCAATACCTAAAACGATACTTGAAGCAGCCAGAGTAGACGGTGCAAGTAACCTTCAAATCGCTAGGCACATCACCATTCCGTTGATTAAGCCTATGATAAAAGTATGTGTAACCTTTGCACTTATTGGTTCCTTGAAGACATTTGACCTGATTTATGTGCTGACAAAAGGTGGACCTGTTCATTCTACTGAAGTGCCAACGACGATTATGTATCGCGTATTATTATCTGAAAATAATTATGGACTAGGCAGTGCAATGGCAATATTTATTGTGATTGAGTGTCTGTTATTTACTGTGTTCATTCAAAGAGGCTTTAAAGCAGAAGCACATACATATTAG
- a CDS encoding extracellular solute-binding protein — MGGFNKCKKKFAALFLCFVVVLGIVGCGPKKAQTDTPSAAGEKEGKTNNTQPAKEEKVSLDVWHLWTIENDGNAVSFNRALEQYQAEHPNVTINIDATENEAYKTKIKTAISANEAPDVFFTWGAGFAKPFVDAGQVAKITDYLDEAALKNLQMASANNFMYDGALYGLPYSSWVGVLYCNEEMFNEAGVKIPETYDELMTAIEVFNGKGIVPITVGAKDAWNAMFFQNIASIRTAGTELSTQALMKEASYDQQAFADGAQMVLDLVEADAFDPSCLAFSYDEAKIALLNGECPMMYQGSWLAAEIQNEEISLVKDKVVAVNFPALEGSAYNNQFLGGAIEGLVVSEKCEHKKVAAEFVAYITEAMAKESFLQGSGIPVWDIDAGDASVDPLVQQIVDLAYGSDGYVVAWDTFLSGADVTTHLSLVQDLFAQAKTADEFVKGMQALNE, encoded by the coding sequence ATGGGTGGTTTTAACAAATGTAAGAAAAAGTTTGCAGCACTTTTTTTATGCTTCGTTGTGGTATTAGGAATTGTTGGATGTGGTCCTAAAAAGGCACAAACAGATACGCCAAGTGCAGCAGGCGAAAAAGAGGGAAAAACGAATAATACGCAGCCAGCTAAAGAAGAAAAAGTGTCGTTAGATGTATGGCATCTTTGGACCATTGAGAATGATGGGAATGCAGTATCCTTTAACAGAGCGCTAGAGCAGTATCAGGCTGAGCATCCTAACGTAACCATTAATATTGATGCCACAGAAAATGAGGCTTATAAAACGAAAATCAAAACAGCAATTTCAGCGAATGAAGCACCAGACGTCTTTTTTACTTGGGGAGCTGGCTTTGCAAAACCTTTTGTGGATGCAGGGCAAGTTGCAAAGATAACCGATTATCTAGACGAAGCAGCCTTAAAAAATCTTCAAATGGCTTCAGCAAATAACTTTATGTATGATGGTGCATTATATGGATTGCCTTATAGTTCATGGGTAGGTGTATTATACTGCAATGAAGAGATGTTTAATGAAGCAGGTGTCAAGATTCCAGAGACATATGATGAACTTATGACAGCCATTGAAGTTTTTAATGGGAAAGGTATTGTACCCATCACTGTAGGGGCGAAGGATGCATGGAATGCTATGTTCTTCCAAAATATAGCCTCCATTCGTACAGCTGGTACAGAACTATCAACACAAGCCCTTATGAAGGAAGCATCTTATGATCAGCAAGCTTTTGCAGATGGTGCTCAAATGGTACTCGACCTTGTTGAAGCAGATGCATTTGACCCTTCATGTTTAGCATTTTCTTATGATGAAGCAAAAATTGCCCTTTTGAATGGTGAATGCCCCATGATGTATCAAGGTAGCTGGCTGGCAGCGGAAATTCAAAATGAAGAGATATCACTGGTTAAAGATAAAGTTGTAGCAGTCAATTTCCCTGCTTTGGAAGGTAGCGCATACAATAATCAATTTTTAGGTGGTGCCATAGAGGGTCTTGTGGTAAGTGAAAAATGTGAACATAAGAAAGTAGCAGCCGAATTTGTGGCCTACATTACGGAAGCAATGGCAAAAGAATCTTTCTTGCAAGGATCAGGAATCCCAGTATGGGATATTGATGCAGGTGATGCGTCCGTTGACCCATTAGTACAACAAATTGTAGATTTAGCTTATGGATCAGACGGTTATGTGGTAGCATGGGATACATTCCTAAGCGGTGCTGATGTGACAACCCATTTATCCCTAGTACAAGATTTATTTGCACAAGCTAAAACAGCAGATGAATTTGTAAAAGGCATGCAAGCGTTAAATGAATAG
- a CDS encoding response regulator, protein MTKERLHVVIVDDEYLIRELLSEKVNWESVGCKLVLKASSALEVYDYMDEHPIDILITDINMPIIDGLAMAKKIKENDSSIKIVVLTGYDDFEYAKTGIDIGIEGYILKPIDYEEIETVVKKMVADIYDELEKKIAYDILLERIENEKAYMRERIFLKLISQKVAIEPINEYGELYDIPVESEHHQIGMIDFFSKNSDNGSKIEAYKSMLKGKIILEEIIGARQESQQVYLFSDVNNMLYIYNANSHFNMVTVLNYYVKVLNQSGIKDMIIGISTMKDNITKLYDAAFEAKQALQMGRIQGNDTIFSMDDMGIMNEVDLDETYFTEELEQLKFYIKAGLVKEAIETVETLFRRISDCIRCMEHQREPFFRFQITRIISNLEFLTLSLDKNIQNCLNESKKFKELHDFGNVYQVVTLSKGESFVKAYVTQMVTAINRYKRNLDTDIIAKVDRYIVEHLSDAELSLKGCAKTFFMNPSYLSRIYKQKKGLSFKEQIIKLRMEKAMERLRNKELKVYEVANEVGIIDPNYFSLCFKKYMKMSVTEYRKNITE, encoded by the coding sequence ATGACTAAAGAGCGATTACATGTTGTGATTGTTGACGATGAATACTTAATTCGTGAATTACTAAGTGAAAAAGTTAATTGGGAAAGTGTGGGTTGTAAGCTGGTTCTAAAAGCATCAAGTGCATTAGAAGTATATGATTATATGGATGAACACCCAATCGATATATTAATCACAGACATTAATATGCCAATCATTGATGGGTTGGCCATGGCCAAGAAGATTAAAGAGAATGATAGTAGCATAAAAATTGTTGTTTTAACAGGGTATGATGACTTTGAATACGCTAAAACAGGTATCGACATTGGCATAGAAGGCTACATATTAAAGCCTATAGACTATGAAGAGATTGAAACGGTTGTTAAAAAAATGGTTGCTGATATTTATGATGAACTTGAGAAAAAAATTGCCTATGATATCTTGTTGGAAAGAATTGAAAACGAGAAAGCGTATATGAGAGAGCGCATTTTTTTGAAGCTTATTTCCCAAAAAGTTGCTATAGAGCCCATCAATGAGTATGGTGAGCTGTATGACATACCCGTTGAATCTGAACATCATCAAATTGGCATGATTGACTTTTTTTCTAAAAATAGCGACAATGGGTCTAAAATAGAGGCGTATAAAAGCATGTTAAAGGGTAAGATCATCCTTGAAGAAATCATTGGAGCAAGACAAGAAAGTCAGCAAGTATATCTTTTTTCAGATGTGAATAACATGCTGTATATCTATAATGCAAATAGTCATTTTAATATGGTAACTGTCTTGAATTATTATGTTAAAGTGTTAAATCAAAGTGGTATCAAGGATATGATTATTGGTATCAGTACCATGAAGGATAACATTACGAAGTTATATGACGCTGCCTTTGAAGCCAAACAGGCGTTGCAAATGGGTAGAATACAAGGGAATGATACGATTTTCTCTATGGATGACATGGGAATCATGAATGAAGTGGATTTAGATGAGACATATTTTACAGAGGAGCTTGAGCAATTAAAATTTTACATTAAAGCTGGACTCGTAAAGGAAGCCATTGAAACAGTTGAAACCTTGTTTAGAAGAATTAGTGACTGCATTCGATGTATGGAGCATCAAAGAGAACCATTCTTTCGATTTCAGATAACCCGCATTATTTCCAATTTGGAATTTCTCACCTTATCCCTGGATAAAAATATTCAAAACTGTTTAAATGAATCAAAGAAATTTAAAGAACTGCATGATTTTGGAAATGTTTATCAGGTCGTTACATTGAGTAAAGGAGAAAGCTTTGTTAAAGCCTATGTTACACAAATGGTCACAGCGATTAATAGGTATAAACGTAACTTAGATACGGATATTATTGCTAAAGTCGATCGGTATATTGTTGAGCATTTATCGGATGCTGAGTTAAGCTTAAAGGGATGTGCAAAAACTTTTTTTATGAACCCAAGCTATCTTTCAAGAATATACAAACAGAAAAAAGGTCTATCTTTTAAGGAACAAATTATAAAGTTACGAATGGAAAAAGCCATGGAGCGATTGAGAAACAAAGAATTGAAGGTATATGAAGTTGCCAATGAAGTCGGTATTATTGATCCTAACTACTTTAGTTTATGTTTCAAAAAGTATATGAAAATGTCCGTTACGGAATATAGAAAAAATATTACTGAATAA